In Brachypodium distachyon strain Bd21 chromosome 2, Brachypodium_distachyon_v3.0, whole genome shotgun sequence, one genomic interval encodes:
- the LOC100829396 gene encoding golgin-84 isoform X1, giving the protein MASWLKVAEDLLEVVDRRAKSVATELSDEQPSSQPSGSSGQEGQAKRGKSSEKGPLKLTTVDASKKTVAQKERKNRQPPRERIKIEKIKPSPGGDSSNVVAIASASEPEVISIDFKGANDEGTSDKAENTTVDLKNDRGVNAIDGVVEVQSLEKNPEDAGPVMDGVADSGHLESASESSVPSVPDEKSEPSSSNQATEIAPAVSLDEKDMSVAVIQERNISEIPDIQGSGKLQESMKDNLSGSPEIIENQQEDKSDSVPVKDQDQLEEAQGLLKSAAKTGQSKEARLARVCAGLSSRLQEYKSENAQLEELLVHEREKCSSYEAHIKQLQQELSVSKVQGSRVESNMVDALTAKNSEIEFLAKSLDSWKKKAAASEEMLASLQEDMDGLKRNRELTETRIIQALREELATVERRAEEERISHNATKMAAVEREVELEHRAVEASNALARIQRAADQSSSRAMEFEHKVAVLEVECASLHQELQEMEARNRRAQKKPSEEANQVLQIQAWQEEVERARQSQREAESNISSLEAELQKMRVEMAGMRRDAEHYSRQEHVELEKRYRELTDLLYHKQTQLESMASEKGALEFQLEKSLKQFHEVQVEAERSRVSRRSASSWEEDTDINALEPLPLHHRHMATANQQLQKAAKFLDSGAVRATRFLWRHPVARVTLLFYLVFVHLFLMYLMQRLQDFAARESAASSIGELTNVNLP; this is encoded by the exons ATGGCCTCCTGGCTCAAGGTCGCCGAAG ACTTGCTCGAAGTTGTCGACCGGAGGGCGAAAAGCGTGGCTACCGAGTTGTCCGATGAGCAGCCTAGTTCTCAGCCCTCAG GATCGAGTGGCCAAGAAGGGCAAGCGAAGAGGGGAAAGTCGAGTGAGAAG GGTCCATTGAAGCTCACTACTGTGGATGCCAGCAAGAAGACAGTGGCTcagaaggaaaggaaaaacaggcAACCACCTCGGGAGAGGATTAAGATTGAGAAGATCAAACCTTCGCCCGGTGGAGATTCATCCAATGTTGTTGCTATTGCTAGTGCCAGTGAACCTGAAGTCATTTCCATTGATTTTAAGGGAGCAAATGATGAGGGTACATCAGACAAAGCAGAGAACACCACTGTTGACCTTAAAAATGATAGAGGTGTGAATGCTATCGATGGTGTGGTTGAAGTCCAGTCGTTGGAGAAAAACCCTGAGGATGCAGGTCCTGTCATGGATGGTGTCGCAGATTCTGGACATTTGGAGAGTGCTTCCGAAAGCTCTGTTCCTTCAGTTCCGGATGAAAAAAGTGAGCCCAGCAGCAGTAACCAGGCTACTGAGATTGCTCCAGCAGTCAGTTTGGACGAGAAAGACATGTCTGTGGCTGTTATCCAGGAGAGAAATATCTCTGAGATACCCGATATACAAGGTTCTGGCAAATTACAAGAATCAATGAAGGATAATTTGTCAGGTTCACCAGAAATCATAGAAAATCAACAGGAAGATAAGTCCGATTCAGTTCCTGTGAAAGATCAAGACCAGCTTGAGGAG GCTCAGGGATTATTAAAGAGTGCTGCAAAAACTGGCCAATCAAAAGAAGCTAGATTAGCTCGG GTCTGCGCTGGACTTTCATCCCGTCTCCAGGAATATAAATCTGAGAATGCGCAGCTAGAGGAACTTCTTGTTCACGAG AGAGAGAAATGTAGCTCATATGAAGCTCATATAAAGCAACTACAGCAAGAACTATCAGTGTCCAAAGTACAAGGTTCACGAGTTGAATCTAACATGGTTGATGCTTTGACGGCAAAAAACTCAGAGATTGAGTTTCTAGCTAAATCACTGGATTCCTGGAAGAAAAAAGCGGCAGCTTCAGAAGAAATGCTCGCATCTTTACAG GAAGATATGGATGGCCTCAAGAGGAACCGTGAGCTTACTGAAACCAGGATCATCCAG GCTTTACGAGAGGAACTTGCTACCGTAGAGCGCAGGGCTGAAGAGGAGCGGATTTCACATAATGCTACCAAGATG GCAGCTGTTGAGAGAGAAGTAGAATTGGAGCATCGGGCTGTTGAAGCATCAAATGCTCTTGCTAGAATCCAG AGGGCTGCTGATCAAAGCTCATCAAGAGCAATGGAATTTGAGCACAAAGTAGCTGTGCTTGAG GTTGAATGTGCATCGCTGCACCAAGAACTACAGGAGATGGAAGCTCGTAATCGTCGTGCCCAGAAAAAGCCTTCTGAAGAAGCtaatcaagttcttcag ATTCAGGCATGGCAGGAGGAAGTGGAGCGTGCACGCCAAAGCCAAAGAGAGGCAGAAAGCAACATATCTTCTTTGGAG GCTGAGTTACAGAAGATGAGAGTTGAAATGGCTGGAATGAGAAGAGACGCGGAGCATTATTCTAGACAG GAGCATGTTGAGCTAGAGAAGAGATACCGTGAGCTTACTGACTTGCTG TACCATAAACAAACACAATTAGAATCCATGGCCAGTGAAAAAGGTGCATTAGAGTTCCAACTGGAGAAATCATTAAAGCAATTTCATGAAGTGCAG GTAGAAGCAGAAAGGAGCAGGGTTTCTCGCAGATCAGCATCGTCTTGGGAAGAAGATACTGATATCAATGCGCTAGA GCCTCTTCCTCTACATCATCGACACATGGCAACGGCAAATCAGCAG TTACAAAAGGCTGCAAAGTTCCTAGATTCAGGAGCTGTGCGTGCTACTAGATTTCTGTGGCGGCATCCTGTTGCCCGAGTCACCCTTCTATTTTATCTG GTGTTTGTGCATTTGTTCTTGATGTACTTGATGCAGCGCCTGCAG GACTTCGCGGCGAGAGAAAGTGCGGCATCATCCATTGGGGAGCTGACCAACGTGAACTTGCCATAG
- the LOC100829396 gene encoding golgin-84 isoform X2 produces MASWLKVAEDLLEVVDRRAKSVATELSDEQPSSQPSGSSGQEGQAKRGKSSEKGPLKLTTVDASKKTVAQKERKNRQPPRERIKIEKIKPSPGGDSSNVVAIASASEPEVISIDFKGANDEGTSDKAENTTVDLKNDRGVNAIDGVVEVQSLEKNPEDAGPVMDGVADSGHLESASESSVPSVPDEKSEPSSSNQATEIAPAVSLDEKDMSVAVIQERNISEIPDIQGSGKLQESMKDNLSGSPEIIENQQEDKSDSVPVKDQDQLEEAQGLLKSAAKTGQSKEARLARVCAGLSSRLQEYKSENAQLEELLVHEREKCSSYEAHIKQLQQELSVSKVQGSRVESNMVDALTAKNSEIEFLAKSLDSWKKKAAASEEMLASLQEDMDGLKRNRELTETRIIQALREELATVERRAEEERISHNATKMAAVEREVELEHRAVEASNALARIQRAADQSSSRAMEFEHKVAVLEVECASLHQELQEMEARNRRAQKKPSEEANQVLQIQAWQEEVERARQSQREAESNISSLEAELQKMRVEMAGMRRDAEHYSRQEHVELEKRYRELTDLLYHKQTQLESMASEKGALEFQLEKSLKQFHEVQKQKGAGFLADQHRLGKKILISMR; encoded by the exons ATGGCCTCCTGGCTCAAGGTCGCCGAAG ACTTGCTCGAAGTTGTCGACCGGAGGGCGAAAAGCGTGGCTACCGAGTTGTCCGATGAGCAGCCTAGTTCTCAGCCCTCAG GATCGAGTGGCCAAGAAGGGCAAGCGAAGAGGGGAAAGTCGAGTGAGAAG GGTCCATTGAAGCTCACTACTGTGGATGCCAGCAAGAAGACAGTGGCTcagaaggaaaggaaaaacaggcAACCACCTCGGGAGAGGATTAAGATTGAGAAGATCAAACCTTCGCCCGGTGGAGATTCATCCAATGTTGTTGCTATTGCTAGTGCCAGTGAACCTGAAGTCATTTCCATTGATTTTAAGGGAGCAAATGATGAGGGTACATCAGACAAAGCAGAGAACACCACTGTTGACCTTAAAAATGATAGAGGTGTGAATGCTATCGATGGTGTGGTTGAAGTCCAGTCGTTGGAGAAAAACCCTGAGGATGCAGGTCCTGTCATGGATGGTGTCGCAGATTCTGGACATTTGGAGAGTGCTTCCGAAAGCTCTGTTCCTTCAGTTCCGGATGAAAAAAGTGAGCCCAGCAGCAGTAACCAGGCTACTGAGATTGCTCCAGCAGTCAGTTTGGACGAGAAAGACATGTCTGTGGCTGTTATCCAGGAGAGAAATATCTCTGAGATACCCGATATACAAGGTTCTGGCAAATTACAAGAATCAATGAAGGATAATTTGTCAGGTTCACCAGAAATCATAGAAAATCAACAGGAAGATAAGTCCGATTCAGTTCCTGTGAAAGATCAAGACCAGCTTGAGGAG GCTCAGGGATTATTAAAGAGTGCTGCAAAAACTGGCCAATCAAAAGAAGCTAGATTAGCTCGG GTCTGCGCTGGACTTTCATCCCGTCTCCAGGAATATAAATCTGAGAATGCGCAGCTAGAGGAACTTCTTGTTCACGAG AGAGAGAAATGTAGCTCATATGAAGCTCATATAAAGCAACTACAGCAAGAACTATCAGTGTCCAAAGTACAAGGTTCACGAGTTGAATCTAACATGGTTGATGCTTTGACGGCAAAAAACTCAGAGATTGAGTTTCTAGCTAAATCACTGGATTCCTGGAAGAAAAAAGCGGCAGCTTCAGAAGAAATGCTCGCATCTTTACAG GAAGATATGGATGGCCTCAAGAGGAACCGTGAGCTTACTGAAACCAGGATCATCCAG GCTTTACGAGAGGAACTTGCTACCGTAGAGCGCAGGGCTGAAGAGGAGCGGATTTCACATAATGCTACCAAGATG GCAGCTGTTGAGAGAGAAGTAGAATTGGAGCATCGGGCTGTTGAAGCATCAAATGCTCTTGCTAGAATCCAG AGGGCTGCTGATCAAAGCTCATCAAGAGCAATGGAATTTGAGCACAAAGTAGCTGTGCTTGAG GTTGAATGTGCATCGCTGCACCAAGAACTACAGGAGATGGAAGCTCGTAATCGTCGTGCCCAGAAAAAGCCTTCTGAAGAAGCtaatcaagttcttcag ATTCAGGCATGGCAGGAGGAAGTGGAGCGTGCACGCCAAAGCCAAAGAGAGGCAGAAAGCAACATATCTTCTTTGGAG GCTGAGTTACAGAAGATGAGAGTTGAAATGGCTGGAATGAGAAGAGACGCGGAGCATTATTCTAGACAG GAGCATGTTGAGCTAGAGAAGAGATACCGTGAGCTTACTGACTTGCTG TACCATAAACAAACACAATTAGAATCCATGGCCAGTGAAAAAGGTGCATTAGAGTTCCAACTGGAGAAATCATTAAAGCAATTTCATGAAGTGCAG AAGCAGAAAGGAGCAGGGTTTCTCGCAGATCAGCATCGTCTTGGGAAGAAGATACTGATATCAATGCGCTAG